Proteins encoded in a region of the Leptotrichia sp. OH3620_COT-345 genome:
- a CDS encoding glycosyltransferase family 4 protein: protein MIVVKVLLFSEGKNTFSRSGVGQALNHQVEALGANNVEFTLNPDEDYDIVHINTLGIKSWRVLKKAKKKKKPVIYHTHTTYEDFKGSVKGSNQLAPIIRFWAKKSYNGADYLISPTEYTKNLITEKYLNKEKEIRVISNGVNIEKIKKDEELKKNFLKKHKINKPLIITAGLPFERKGIKDFVKIVERCSDYQFLWFGSSSIKSMLPKKIQKIIENPPKNLIFPGYVEKEELIGAFGAAKLFLFMTYEENEGIVVLEALSAKLPLVVRDIPVYENWLQDGINCFKARNNDEFYKKMVSIVNEKVENINEIIENGYKIAKERDLKKIGAKYKEYYEYILENKNI, encoded by the coding sequence ATGATAGTCGTGAAAGTTTTACTATTTTCAGAGGGAAAAAATACATTCAGCAGATCAGGCGTTGGGCAAGCATTAAATCATCAGGTAGAAGCCCTTGGAGCAAATAATGTGGAATTTACTTTAAATCCTGATGAAGACTATGATATTGTTCACATAAACACACTGGGAATAAAATCATGGAGAGTATTAAAAAAAGCAAAGAAAAAGAAAAAGCCGGTAATATATCATACACATACAACTTATGAAGATTTTAAAGGAAGTGTAAAGGGAAGTAATCAGTTAGCACCTATAATAAGATTCTGGGCGAAAAAATCATACAATGGTGCTGATTATCTTATATCGCCTACAGAATATACAAAAAATCTTATAACTGAAAAGTATTTGAATAAAGAAAAAGAAATAAGAGTAATATCCAATGGAGTAAATATAGAAAAAATAAAAAAAGATGAAGAATTGAAAAAAAATTTCCTGAAAAAGCATAAAATAAATAAGCCGCTTATAATAACTGCAGGTCTTCCTTTTGAAAGAAAAGGGATAAAAGATTTTGTAAAAATAGTTGAAAGATGCAGTGATTACCAATTTTTATGGTTCGGTTCATCAAGTATAAAGTCTATGCTTCCGAAAAAAATACAGAAAATAATAGAAAATCCTCCTAAAAATCTTATTTTTCCCGGATATGTTGAAAAGGAAGAGCTTATAGGAGCATTCGGTGCGGCAAAATTATTTCTTTTTATGACTTATGAGGAAAATGAAGGAATAGTAGTTTTGGAAGCTCTTTCAGCTAAACTTCCTTTAGTTGTAAGGGATATACCTGTTTATGAAAATTGGCTTCAGGACGGAATAAACTGCTTTAAAGCCCGGAATAATGACGAGTTTTATAAAAAAATGGTAAGTATAGTAAACGAAAAAGTGGAAAATATAAATGAAATAATAGAAAACGGATATAAAATTGCAAAAGAGAGAGATTTAAAAAAAATAGGAGCAAAGTATAAGGAATATTATGAATATATACTAGAAAATAAAAATATATAA
- a CDS encoding TlyA family RNA methyltransferase — protein MKKRLDLILVERGIFETREKARREIMAGNVIINEQAVTKAGTNFKDNDELIIRIKNRLKYVSRGGLKLEKAIEIWKLDFSGKTVLDVGASTGGFTDCVLQNGAEKVYSVDVGTNQLDWKLRNNEKVVSIENTHIKELQSESLGNGKVDFIVIDVSFISLTKVIPHLGKFLNDNAGIIMLIKPQFEVGKEKISRNGVVTDERYHDEVIKKIISFIKENNYKLIGVEESPIKGTKGNKEFLMYIVMN, from the coding sequence ATGAAAAAAAGGTTGGACTTAATTCTTGTGGAACGTGGAATTTTTGAAACAAGGGAAAAAGCCAGAAGAGAAATAATGGCGGGAAATGTTATTATAAATGAACAGGCTGTAACTAAAGCAGGGACAAATTTCAAAGATAATGATGAACTTATAATAAGAATAAAAAACAGACTTAAATATGTAAGTCGTGGAGGATTGAAACTTGAAAAAGCTATAGAAATATGGAAACTTGATTTTTCAGGGAAAACAGTACTTGATGTAGGAGCATCTACAGGAGGATTTACAGACTGTGTATTACAGAATGGAGCAGAAAAAGTTTACAGTGTAGATGTAGGGACAAATCAGCTTGACTGGAAACTGAGAAATAATGAAAAAGTTGTTTCAATTGAAAATACTCATATAAAGGAGCTTCAATCTGAAAGTTTGGGAAATGGAAAAGTTGATTTCATAGTTATAGATGTGTCGTTTATTTCATTAACAAAAGTAATTCCTCATCTCGGTAAATTTTTAAATGATAATGCAGGTATTATTATGCTTATAAAACCTCAATTTGAAGTAGGAAAGGAAAAAATAAGCAGAAACGGTGTTGTAACTGATGAGCGGTATCATGATGAAGTAATAAAAAAAATTATTTCCTTTATAAAAGAAAATAATTATAAATTAATAGGTGTGGAAGAATCACCAATAAAGGGAACTAAAGGAAATAAAGAGTTTTTAATGTACATTGTGATGAATTAA
- a CDS encoding ribonuclease J, with amino-acid sequence MSEKENKKGNEKADYPFKRDYSRSLLNKTRTKIQNSGQNYEGRLNETNNSQFFPDKTDGINAKNESKKREEKMYIIPLGGVEEIGKNMTAFQYKDEIIIVDAGLTFPEDEHLGIDVIIPDFSYLESNREKIKGLLLTHGHEDHIGAIPYLYQKLGTEDIPMYGGRLTLELAKAKFEKKDAKLPKEKIIKGRSILKISKYFTVEFISVTHSIADCYAICIKTPAATVIHSGDFKVDLTPVDGEGFDFGRFAQLGEEGVDLLLSDSTNAQIPGFTLSERTVGESLKEEFAKANGRIILAAFASHVHRLQQIIYIAEKNNRKIAIDGRSMVKIFEICSNLGYLKIPKGIMIDIDKVETLPANKVLILCTGTQGEPLAALSRIANGSHKYISLREGDTVVISASPIPGNEKAAYKNINQLLKRHANVVFEKGIGIHVSGHGCQEEQKLLINLVKPKFFMPVHGEYVMLKKHKESAESVGLSPQNIILAENGMKIELSKTSFKSVGKVPSGVTLIDGFGIGDIGNAVLKDRQNLADDGIVIISVSQYKTGNFNKQIELVTRGFVYNKDAESLLSETKELIKLELENMETQGIKEIGKIKQRLRIKVGEFLNKKTDREPIILPIIMEV; translated from the coding sequence ATGTCGGAAAAAGAAAATAAAAAAGGAAATGAAAAAGCAGATTATCCTTTTAAAAGAGATTATTCAAGAAGTCTACTGAATAAAACAAGAACAAAAATTCAGAACAGTGGACAGAATTATGAAGGGCGTTTAAACGAAACAAATAATTCACAATTTTTCCCGGATAAGACAGACGGGATAAATGCGAAAAATGAAAGTAAAAAAAGAGAAGAAAAAATGTATATTATTCCTTTAGGAGGAGTAGAGGAAATAGGAAAAAACATGACTGCATTTCAATATAAAGATGAAATAATTATAGTAGATGCGGGTCTTACTTTTCCTGAAGATGAACATTTGGGAATAGATGTCATAATTCCGGACTTTTCATATTTGGAAAGCAACAGGGAAAAAATAAAGGGTCTTCTTTTAACTCACGGGCATGAAGACCATATAGGAGCGATTCCTTATTTGTACCAAAAACTCGGTACAGAAGATATTCCCATGTATGGAGGAAGGCTGACATTGGAGTTGGCAAAAGCAAAATTTGAAAAGAAAGATGCAAAACTTCCCAAAGAAAAAATAATAAAAGGAAGAAGTATACTGAAAATCTCAAAATATTTCACAGTGGAATTTATAAGCGTGACACATAGTATAGCGGATTGTTATGCTATATGTATAAAAACTCCTGCAGCTACTGTAATACATTCAGGGGATTTTAAAGTAGATTTAACTCCTGTGGACGGAGAAGGATTTGATTTTGGAAGATTTGCACAGCTGGGAGAAGAAGGTGTGGATCTTTTGCTTTCAGACAGTACAAATGCTCAAATACCCGGATTTACATTGTCGGAGAGAACTGTCGGAGAAAGTTTAAAAGAAGAATTTGCAAAGGCAAACGGTAGAATAATACTTGCAGCTTTTGCATCGCATGTACATAGATTACAACAGATAATATATATAGCTGAAAAAAATAATAGAAAAATAGCCATTGACGGAAGAAGTATGGTAAAAATATTTGAAATATGTTCAAACTTGGGATATCTAAAAATACCGAAAGGGATAATGATAGATATAGATAAAGTTGAAACACTGCCTGCAAATAAAGTGCTTATTTTATGTACAGGAACTCAGGGAGAACCCCTTGCAGCACTGTCAAGGATAGCTAACGGATCACATAAATATATTTCTTTAAGAGAAGGAGATACGGTAGTAATATCTGCAAGTCCTATACCGGGAAACGAAAAAGCTGCGTATAAGAATATAAATCAGTTACTGAAAAGGCATGCGAATGTAGTATTTGAAAAAGGAATAGGAATACATGTTTCAGGACACGGGTGTCAGGAAGAACAAAAATTATTGATAAACCTTGTAAAACCTAAGTTTTTTATGCCTGTTCATGGAGAATATGTAATGCTTAAAAAACATAAGGAATCTGCAGAATCGGTAGGTTTATCACCACAGAACATAATACTTGCGGAAAACGGAATGAAAATTGAGCTGTCAAAGACAAGTTTCAAATCTGTAGGGAAAGTACCGAGCGGGGTTACATTAATAGACGGTTTCGGCATAGGAGATATAGGGAATGCAGTGCTGAAAGATAGACAGAATCTGGCTGATGACGGAATTGTCATAATATCAGTTTCCCAATATAAAACAGGGAATTTCAATAAACAGATAGAGCTTGTAACAAGGGGATTTGTATATAATAAAGATGCGGAAAGTTTATTGTCCGAAACGAAAGAGCTTATAAAACTTGAGCTTGAAAATATGGAAACTCAGGGAATTAAAGAAATAGGTAAAATAAAACAGAGATTAAGAATTAAAGTGGGAGAATTTTTAAATAAAAAAACAGATAGGGAACCGATAATTCTTCCTATAATAATGGAGGTTTAA
- a CDS encoding divergent PAP2 family protein, translating into MSNGILFGNRLLDVAAISCFSAQFYKVFYPLLKKERIQWIRMFQTGGMPSSHASTVVSLATGVFLLKGAASLEFAIAMVFSGIVLYDATGVRRQAGKHAKALNTLVDSIEKRDGIEIISEEFKEFLGHTPLEVFWGSILGIIIGLLFKSYILG; encoded by the coding sequence ATGAGTAACGGGATATTATTTGGAAACAGACTTCTTGATGTTGCCGCAATTTCGTGTTTTTCAGCCCAGTTTTATAAAGTATTTTATCCTTTGCTGAAAAAGGAAAGAATACAGTGGATTAGAATGTTTCAGACAGGAGGTATGCCCAGTTCACATGCTTCCACTGTAGTATCTTTGGCGACGGGAGTATTTCTTCTGAAAGGGGCGGCTTCTCTTGAATTTGCAATAGCCATGGTATTTTCCGGAATAGTTCTGTATGATGCTACCGGAGTAAGAAGACAGGCGGGGAAACATGCGAAAGCTCTAAATACCCTTGTAGACAGTATAGAAAAAAGAGACGGAATTGAAATAATAAGTGAAGAATTTAAAGAATTTTTAGGGCATACTCCTCTTGAAGTATTTTGGGGAAGTATTCTTGGAATTATTATAGGATTGCTGTTTAAATCCTATATATTAGGATAA
- the ylqF gene encoding ribosome biogenesis GTPase YlqF — protein MSINWYPGHMKKTKDIIAQNLKIIDLVIEILDARIPLSSKNPDISILAKNKQKIVVLNKVDLVDTKDLKKWEEYFLENKVSDYFVALSVEKGTNFNELRKITDKVYTDKLEKMKKKGLRKTEVRTMIVGIPNVGKSKFINKFVNKNKARVGNTPGFTRGKQWIKIDDRLELLDTPGILWPKFEDENTAYNLAITGSIKDNILPLEDVMMKFLDKLKKLDKIGNLLEVYNLQEYADRENIKEFENYKIIEILEKRLGISKNEEYNYEIISRRILKDYRSGKIGKFFLELPETI, from the coding sequence ATGAGTATAAACTGGTATCCGGGTCATATGAAAAAGACTAAAGATATAATAGCCCAAAATCTAAAAATAATAGATCTGGTTATTGAAATACTTGATGCAAGAATACCGTTATCAAGTAAAAATCCTGATATATCAATATTGGCTAAAAATAAACAGAAAATAGTTGTACTGAATAAAGTGGATCTTGTTGATACGAAAGATTTGAAAAAATGGGAGGAATATTTTCTTGAAAATAAAGTATCTGATTATTTTGTTGCTCTCAGTGTGGAAAAAGGGACAAATTTTAATGAATTGAGAAAAATAACGGATAAAGTTTATACGGATAAACTGGAGAAAATGAAAAAGAAAGGGTTAAGAAAAACTGAAGTAAGGACAATGATAGTCGGAATTCCGAATGTGGGAAAGTCAAAATTCATTAACAAATTTGTAAATAAGAATAAGGCAAGAGTAGGGAATACTCCGGGATTTACAAGAGGAAAACAATGGATTAAAATAGATGACAGACTCGAGCTTCTTGATACTCCGGGAATTTTATGGCCGAAGTTTGAAGATGAAAATACAGCATATAATCTTGCAATAACAGGCTCTATAAAAGATAATATACTTCCTCTTGAAGACGTAATGATGAAATTTCTTGATAAATTAAAAAAACTGGATAAAATAGGAAATTTATTAGAAGTGTACAATCTTCAAGAATATGCCGACAGAGAAAATATAAAAGAATTTGAAAATTATAAAATAATTGAAATACTTGAAAAAAGACTGGGCATTTCAAAAAATGAGGAATATAACTATGAAATAATATCCAGAAGAATTTTAAAAGATTATAGAAGTGGAAAAATAGGGAAATTTTTTCTGGAACTTCCCGAAACAATTTAG
- the rsmI gene encoding 16S rRNA (cytidine(1402)-2'-O)-methyltransferase: MLYVIGTPIGNLEDITFRAVRLLKEVDYIFAEDTRVTKKLLNHYEIEKTVYQYHEHNKIHQIGNILNLLKNNKKIALVTDAGTPCISDPGFEVVNEALKENIKVTAIPGPSSIVTGGSISGLDMRRMAYEGFLPKKKGRQTLFNKLKNEERMIVILESPNRILRTLKDIKEYLGERYVVITRELTKVYEEVIRGEVSEIIKKLEKKPVKGEIVLFIRALNDDGIYLKKEAKGEEE; encoded by the coding sequence ATGCTTTATGTTATCGGTACACCTATAGGTAATCTTGAGGATATTACATTCAGAGCAGTACGGCTTTTAAAAGAAGTTGATTATATATTTGCAGAAGATACTAGAGTGACAAAAAAACTGCTTAATCATTATGAAATAGAAAAAACGGTTTATCAATATCATGAGCATAATAAAATTCATCAAATTGGAAATATACTAAATTTATTGAAAAATAATAAGAAAATTGCTTTGGTAACTGATGCGGGAACACCCTGCATTTCGGATCCGGGTTTTGAAGTTGTAAATGAAGCATTAAAAGAAAATATAAAAGTGACTGCTATACCCGGGCCTTCCTCAATAGTAACAGGAGGAAGCATTTCCGGTCTGGATATGAGAAGAATGGCATATGAAGGCTTTCTTCCTAAAAAAAAGGGAAGGCAGACACTTTTCAATAAGTTGAAGAATGAAGAACGTATGATAGTCATACTTGAATCTCCCAACAGGATATTGAGAACTCTGAAAGATATAAAAGAGTATCTTGGAGAAAGATATGTTGTAATAACAAGAGAATTAACAAAAGTATATGAAGAAGTCATTAGAGGAGAAGTTTCCGAAATTATAAAAAAATTAGAAAAGAAACCTGTCAAAGGTGAGATAGTATTGTTTATAAGAGCTTTGAATGATGACGGAATATATTTGAAAAAAGAAGCAAAGGGAGAAGAGGAATGA
- a CDS encoding DUF6602 domain-containing protein, which yields MVEERVHLKNIIANYKNWEKELVTQLTYEWKSHGSTIGENREEVWKSLFERIIPKKFHIARSVFIIDSKRNCSREVDLAIYDEQYTPYIFNYGVLKFVPIEAVAAVIECKSSGIKKEKIKDWLDSFKDLKTSQEASVRIAGRIHHGNDKINSTKAFINTQTETRPIKILCRTSKIKECFDGFDITMGTKKNKEKLQIIFDSKNENLMEWYLKLNHNEDTKKDIEKEIIEKKNIEEGTALNSIIKLKDYFLNNNSHNKYAVFDKGDKIPLLSFIFEFNQLLMLINNPIFFPHRAYVNMFNDFLKENADKEKNKK from the coding sequence ATGGTAGAAGAAAGAGTACATTTAAAAAATATTATTGCAAATTATAAAAACTGGGAAAAAGAATTAGTAACACAGTTGACTTATGAGTGGAAATCACATGGTTCAACAATCGGAGAAAATCGTGAGGAAGTATGGAAATCCTTATTTGAAAGAATTATTCCTAAAAAATTTCATATTGCAAGAAGTGTGTTTATTATTGACTCAAAACGTAACTGTTCAAGGGAAGTAGATTTGGCTATTTATGATGAGCAGTATACCCCGTACATTTTTAATTACGGCGTTTTAAAATTTGTTCCTATTGAAGCTGTTGCAGCAGTTATCGAATGTAAAAGTTCAGGAATAAAAAAGGAAAAGATTAAAGACTGGTTGGACAGTTTTAAAGATCTGAAAACTTCACAGGAAGCTTCCGTTCGTATTGCAGGGCGTATCCATCATGGAAATGATAAAATTAATTCTACAAAGGCTTTTATTAATACACAAACAGAAACAAGACCTATCAAAATATTATGCCGTACTTCAAAAATAAAGGAGTGTTTTGATGGATTTGATATTACAATGGGTACGAAAAAAAATAAAGAAAAATTACAAATTATATTTGATTCAAAAAATGAGAATTTAATGGAATGGTATTTAAAATTGAATCACAATGAAGATACAAAAAAAGATATTGAAAAAGAAATAATTGAAAAGAAAAATATTGAAGAAGGGACTGCTTTAAATTCTATTATAAAATTAAAAGATTACTTCTTAAATAATAACAGTCATAATAAGTATGCCGTTTTTGATAAAGGAGATAAAATACCTTTATTGTCATTTATTTTTGAGTTTAATCAGTTACTGATGCTTATTAATAATCCGATTTTTTTTCCTCATAGAGCATATGTAAACATGTTTAATGATTTTTTAAAAGAAAATGCTGATAAAGAAAAAAATAAGAAATAG
- a CDS encoding glycosyltransferase — MRVGIFTDTYRPQVNGVVSSILTLEKELRKKGHKVYIITTTDPDAPTVEPNVLRVPSLEFKPLPQYRLGMLYSSRIIKKIKRLELDIIHSQTEWGVGTFARFAAINLEIPLVHTYHTLYEYYTHYITKGHFTVPAKKLAAAISKFYCEKCNELIVPTRKVEDILYSYDVDKNMNIIPTGIELDKFYRENYTDEEIKFMRESFGVQDSDFLCVYIGRIAKEKSLDVLIDMFSKISEEEFKFMIVGRGPIVDELKTQAQKLGINDRVIFAGEVPHDKVPVYYQIGDVFLNASISETQGLTFIEAMAAKTPVNARYDLNLEDLLVKNEAGLVYKNEEEFINNIRLLKENKEFREKIIQNAYNVSQNFTAEKFGERVEEVYKKTIKEYDSRESFTIFRGKKYIQQIRRWASIKSSGRSPWSK, encoded by the coding sequence ATGAGAGTAGGAATATTTACTGACACTTACAGACCACAGGTCAACGGTGTTGTAAGCTCTATACTGACATTGGAGAAAGAATTAAGAAAAAAAGGTCACAAAGTTTATATTATAACTACTACAGACCCTGATGCACCTACAGTGGAGCCTAATGTACTGAGAGTACCGAGTCTGGAATTTAAACCTTTACCTCAGTATAGGCTTGGAATGCTGTATTCATCAAGAATAATAAAAAAAATAAAAAGATTGGAACTTGATATAATACATTCACAGACTGAATGGGGAGTAGGGACATTTGCAAGATTTGCAGCAATAAATCTTGAAATCCCTCTTGTCCACACATATCATACTCTTTATGAATATTATACACATTATATAACTAAAGGGCATTTTACAGTGCCTGCTAAAAAGCTTGCGGCAGCAATAAGTAAATTTTATTGTGAAAAATGTAATGAACTTATAGTACCTACAAGAAAAGTGGAAGATATACTTTATTCATATGATGTGGATAAAAATATGAATATAATTCCTACAGGAATAGAATTGGATAAATTTTATAGAGAAAATTATACTGATGAAGAAATAAAATTTATGAGGGAAAGTTTTGGAGTACAGGATAGTGACTTTCTTTGTGTATATATAGGAAGAATAGCAAAAGAAAAAAGTCTTGATGTATTAATTGATATGTTTTCAAAAATAAGTGAAGAAGAATTTAAGTTTATGATAGTAGGTAGGGGACCTATAGTTGATGAGCTTAAAACTCAGGCTCAAAAACTCGGAATAAATGACAGAGTAATTTTTGCAGGAGAAGTTCCTCATGATAAAGTTCCTGTTTATTATCAAATAGGAGATGTATTTTTAAATGCCAGTATTTCTGAAACTCAGGGGCTGACATTTATAGAAGCTATGGCTGCAAAGACACCTGTAAATGCAAGATATGACTTGAATTTAGAAGATTTACTTGTAAAAAACGAGGCAGGTCTCGTTTATAAAAATGAAGAGGAATTTATAAATAATATAAGGTTGCTGAAAGAAAATAAAGAATTTAGAGAGAAAATAATACAAAATGCTTATAATGTATCTCAAAATTTCACTGCAGAAAAATTTGGTGAAAGAGTAGAAGAAGTGTATAAAAAAACAATAAAGGAGTATGATAGTCGTGAAAGTTTTACTATTTTCAGAGGGAAAAAATACATTCAGCAGATCAGGCGTTGGGCAAGCATTAAATCATCAGGTAGAAGCCCTTGGAGCAAATAA
- a CDS encoding S41 family peptidase — translation MKKNKLLYFISGLVLISIPVFCASTIIKSARNEKNSSANYSRDTAELSRIVDVINIIDSKFVGKETPNKDELYKAAVSGVINKLNDPYSEYLSQEDLKNFAEDLEGEYVGVGMSIQKKKGEVLEVTSPFIGSPAEKVGIKIGDKITKVNDKDILPLTANETVKLLKGKEGTKVSVEIIRAGRKEPLKVTMTRAKIKLEVVESKMMENGIGYVSLLRFGNHVGDEVQKAIENLQKQGMKGLILDLRLNPGGSLQEAQDISSLFLKENLIVSLKYKDGQEKKYNRTIKYLGDFPLVVLVNKGSASASEIVTGAIKDYKRGTVIGEKTFGKGIVQQILPLKTGDAIKLTIAQYFTPKGNYIHEKGIEPDIKVPMEELLTLKGYTNDSEQARKNREKEIEDILIKEKGAEEAKKIITAGDVQLKRAIEEMNKKLQNKK, via the coding sequence ATGAAAAAAAATAAACTGTTATACTTCATATCGGGACTTGTATTAATAAGTATACCCGTGTTTTGTGCATCAACAATAATAAAATCTGCAAGAAATGAAAAAAACAGCAGTGCGAATTACAGTAGAGATACAGCTGAATTGAGCAGAATAGTTGATGTAATAAATATTATAGACAGTAAATTTGTAGGAAAAGAAACACCTAATAAAGACGAGCTTTATAAAGCTGCCGTATCCGGAGTGATAAATAAACTGAATGATCCTTATTCAGAATATTTGTCCCAAGAGGATCTGAAAAATTTTGCCGAAGATTTGGAAGGGGAATATGTAGGTGTAGGAATGAGTATTCAAAAGAAAAAGGGGGAGGTTCTTGAAGTAACTTCACCTTTCATAGGAAGTCCGGCAGAAAAAGTGGGAATAAAAATAGGAGATAAAATTACAAAAGTTAATGACAAGGATATATTACCTCTTACTGCCAATGAAACTGTAAAATTGCTGAAAGGTAAAGAAGGAACTAAAGTTAGTGTTGAGATTATAAGGGCAGGAAGGAAGGAACCTTTAAAAGTTACTATGACAAGGGCGAAAATAAAACTTGAAGTAGTTGAAAGTAAAATGATGGAAAACGGTATAGGTTATGTGAGTCTTCTGAGATTCGGCAATCATGTGGGAGATGAAGTTCAGAAAGCTATTGAGAATCTCCAAAAGCAGGGTATGAAAGGGCTTATACTGGATTTAAGACTGAATCCGGGGGGATCTTTGCAAGAAGCACAGGATATATCATCATTGTTCTTAAAAGAAAATCTTATAGTTTCATTGAAATATAAAGACGGTCAGGAAAAAAAATATAACAGGACAATAAAATATTTAGGAGATTTTCCTTTAGTAGTCCTTGTAAATAAAGGAAGTGCTTCGGCATCTGAAATAGTTACGGGAGCGATTAAAGACTATAAAAGGGGGACTGTAATAGGAGAAAAGACGTTCGGAAAAGGAATTGTCCAGCAGATATTACCTTTGAAAACAGGAGATGCAATTAAACTGACTATTGCACAATACTTTACTCCTAAAGGAAATTATATACATGAAAAAGGTATAGAGCCTGATATAAAAGTTCCGATGGAAGAGCTTCTTACATTAAAAGGATATACAAATGATTCTGAACAAGCCAGAAAGAATAGAGAAAAGGAAATAGAAGATATCCTTATAAAGGAAAAGGGAGCTGAAGAAGCTAAAAAGATTATAACAGCAGGGGATGTCCAACTGAAAAGAGCAATAGAAGAAATGAATAAAAAGTTACAAAATAAAAAATAA
- a CDS encoding YhbY family RNA-binding protein, giving the protein MNLSSKERAFLKKITHGLEPVVRIGKDGIDDNVIESMASVVKKRELIKVKVLQNSDVEIGRELGNELAFRTKSFFVDSIGKIMIFFKPNNKDGKITKDFNEFKKKGKK; this is encoded by the coding sequence ATGAATCTTTCCAGTAAGGAGAGAGCTTTTCTAAAAAAAATTACACATGGGTTAGAGCCTGTAGTAAGAATAGGAAAAGACGGAATAGATGATAATGTAATAGAAAGCATGGCAAGTGTTGTAAAAAAAAGAGAATTAATAAAAGTAAAAGTATTACAGAATTCAGATGTGGAAATAGGAAGAGAGCTGGGGAACGAACTGGCTTTTAGGACAAAATCCTTTTTTGTAGACAGTATAGGTAAAATAATGATTTTTTTCAAACCTAATAATAAAGATGGAAAAATAACTAAAGACTTTAATGAGTTTAAAAAGAAAGGTAAAAAATGA